In Chitinophaga oryzae, the sequence TCAATCTGCGGATGATCGAAAAAATCGATACTTACTTCAATGGCGGGCTGCTGCTGGAGATGAAGGGAGGCGAAAAAATCGAGGTGAGCCGCCGTCAGGCCGTTAAGTTCAAGGAGATGATGAGCCTGTAATATTTAGGAATTTTTTGATTTACGATTTTTTGATTTCGTTTGATATTGGACAAAGAAGAAGACCGAAGCAGCTTTTATGGCCCGCTTCGGTCTTCTTCTTTATTTTAATTTGTTTTGAATCTTCACTAAGAGGAACAAAATCAAAAAAATCGTAAATCAAAAAATCCCTAAATGGTGATGGGGGCGGTAGAATGCACCGCGTCTGCCAGTTCCTTGATAAGGGAGAGATCGTTTTCGATGGCGTTGCCTACTACGATGATATCGGCGCCGGCTTTGCAGTTGCGGTAAGCTTTTTCCGCATCGCGGATGCCGCCGCCAACGATGATGGGTACTTCCACCTGGCTGGCCACGCGGCTGATCATGGTTTCTGTAATCGGGTTACGGGCGCCGCTGCCGGCGTCCATATAGATCACTTTCATGCCCAGCATCTCCCCTGCCATAGCGGTGCACATAGCGATGTCCGCTTTGTCGGCGGGTATGGGGGTGGCATTGCTGATGTAGGAAACGGTAGTGGGGCACCTCCGTCAATAACCATATAGCCGGTGGAAATCACTTCCAGCTGGCTTTTTTTAACGGCAGCAGCAGATACTACGTGCTGACCGATCAACAATTCAGGGTTTCTGCCTGAAATCATGGAAAGATAAAGGAGTGCGTCTGCATATCTCGAAACCTGCGAAGGGCTTCCTGGAAATAAAATAACAGGAATATCGCAGCTGGCTTTCAATTGTTGCACGCATTCATCCAGATGATTGGTGATGACCAGACTGCCGCCAAGGAAGATATAATCTACTTTGGCAGCGGTGCATTTTGCCGCAAGTTCAATGATACCAGCAGGGGTCACCTTATCCGGATCAATTAAAACCGCGAATGCCTTTTCTTTCCTAGCCTTTCTTTCGATGAACGAAGTGTATATTTTATTGTACATCAATAGCGCATTGTTCCGGTTGTCGCAAATGTATAATATTTTTATTAATAACCCACAATGCTAAATAAATATGCATGTAATTCATTTTCTATTCATGAACTTCATGATACCTACGGCATTACAAGGCGCATCCACACAGGTAAATTTTCAGTAACGACAAATTTTAAGCCGGATTTTATGTTATAGTCTGGTGTATAACAATCCTGACCGGAAAGTGTTGATACAATTATCCACAAGTTGTGCAAAATAATCCGGCTGTCCGAGGCATTTAAAAACTAATTTTAGAATAC encodes:
- a CDS encoding geranylgeranylglyceryl/heptaprenylglyceryl phosphate synthase, producing the protein MCTAMAGEMLGMKVIYMDAGSGARNPITETMISRVASQVEVPIIVGGGIRDAEKAYRNCKAGADIIVVGNAIENDLSLIKELADAVHSTAPITI
- a CDS encoding geranylgeranylglyceryl/heptaprenylglyceryl phosphate synthase — its product is MYNKIYTSFIERKARKEKAFAVLIDPDKVTPAGIIELAAKCTAAKVDYIFLGGSLVITNHLDECVQQLKASCDIPVILFPGSPSQVSRYADALLYLSMISGRNPELLIGQHVVSAAAVKKSQLEVISTGYMVIDGGAPLPFPTSAMPPPYPPTKRTSLCAPLWQGRCWA